Proteins from one Mercurialis annua linkage group LG7, ddMerAnnu1.2, whole genome shotgun sequence genomic window:
- the LOC126657396 gene encoding uncharacterized protein LOC126657396, producing MERHIENFLHKLSIICIIISTILLLHLYFQTPATCVSPTTPITKPHLKFPTSTCDPSLLHQRPHLPLSKKNQRLWSSHSWLTQLSSYTAFFTALQTLNLLHNHSKVICVSAGAGQEVMALNELGVADVTGVEVVDALPLVKKADPSNLPFFDGVFDVGFSSKVMVSLFPLRFVGEMERSVRVGGVCVLVVEECGESDVREIVGLFGKSRFVGAQNVSLIGTRMTRIIMRVVGVSSSSSTSP from the coding sequence ATGGAGAGACACATTGAGAATTTCCTGCACAAACTCTCAATAATATGCATAATAATCTCAACAATACTCCTCCTCCATCTATACTTCCAAACCCCCGCCACGTGCGTCTCCCCCACCACACCCATCACAAAGCCCCACCTCAAATTCCCCACCTCAACCTGCGACCCCTCCCTCCTCCACCAGCGCCCCCACCTGCCCCTCTCCAAGAAGAATCAACGCCTCTGGTCATCCCACTCCTGGCTCACCCAGCTCTCCTCCTACACCGCATTCTTCACCGCTCTCCAAACCCTCAACCTCCTCCACAACCACTCCAAAGTCATCTGCGTCTCCGCCGGCGCCGGCCAAGAAGTCATGGCTTTGAACGAACTGGGTGTGGCTGATGTGACCGGTGTCGAGGTTGTTGATGCTCTGCCTCTTGTGAAGAAAGCTGATCCTAGTAACTTGCCGTTTTTCGATGGGGTTTTCGATGTGGGGTTTAGCTCTAAGGTGATGGTGAGTTTGTTTCCTTTGAGATTTGTTGGGGAGATGGAGAGGAGTGTTCGGGTTGGTGGGGTTTGTGTTTTGGTTGTTGAGGAGTGTGGGGAGAGTGATGTGAGGGAGATTGTTGGGTTGTTTGGGAAGTCTAGGTTTGTTGGTGCTCAGAATGTTAGTTTGATTGGGACTAGAATGACGAGGATTATAATGCGAGTTGTTGGCGTTTCTTCGTCTTCTTCTACGTCGCCATGA